The following proteins are co-located in the Sporichthya brevicatena genome:
- a CDS encoding multicopper oxidase family protein, which yields MTGPGRPMPRRRFLGVAGGVGLGVLAGCANDDRPGLIPVPPATTGPTANPSPTGIGLLQPGNAAGTLAASPIEIDLAGTVVTTWGYNGSVPGPEVRLKRGETVRARLTNALSDETTIHWHGINLVNAMDGVPGVTQDAVRPGELFEYEFRVPDAGSFMYHAHVGHQLDLGLYGPLIVTSDVEEPLPYDREYVVMIDDWRDGLGVTEPGVHSGHATAPPRGPAGGFDFLGGFGGNKGSSASSSPSPSPTADDAAGEPEEDAPPPPGANPGERLGGKVYPMYLINGRPAADPQTFEVRSGERVRLRLMNIGADTGFVVAIAGHRMTITHTDGMPIEPVEVEAVRLGMGERYDVVVTADNPGVWQLAALPEAKKGFARAVLRYTDAAASDPPSVDERPAELSGRQAPYDELHYAGERTRPNTGPDRTFDLTLTSNSRINGQRYPDADPLEVAAGELVRFRLTNTADLAHPMHLHGHPFWVATPSGRGPVKDTVLVPPRGGVVEFDFVADNAGAWLFHCHNHYHMENGMNREVRYLT from the coding sequence GTGACCGGACCCGGACGGCCGATGCCGCGCCGGCGCTTCCTCGGCGTGGCCGGGGGCGTCGGTCTCGGCGTGCTGGCCGGGTGCGCGAACGACGACCGGCCGGGCCTGATCCCGGTGCCGCCGGCCACCACCGGTCCGACCGCGAACCCGAGCCCCACCGGGATCGGGCTGCTCCAGCCCGGCAACGCGGCCGGCACCCTGGCCGCCTCGCCGATCGAGATCGACCTCGCCGGCACGGTCGTGACGACTTGGGGCTACAACGGCTCCGTGCCTGGTCCGGAGGTCCGGCTCAAGCGCGGGGAGACCGTGCGTGCCCGCCTCACCAACGCCCTCTCGGACGAGACCACGATCCACTGGCACGGGATCAACCTCGTCAACGCGATGGACGGCGTCCCCGGCGTCACCCAGGACGCGGTCCGCCCGGGCGAGCTGTTCGAGTACGAGTTCCGGGTCCCCGACGCCGGCTCGTTCATGTACCACGCGCACGTCGGCCACCAACTCGACCTCGGCCTGTACGGGCCCTTGATCGTCACCTCCGACGTCGAGGAGCCGCTGCCCTACGACCGCGAGTACGTCGTCATGATCGACGACTGGCGCGACGGACTCGGCGTCACCGAGCCGGGCGTCCACTCGGGGCACGCGACCGCCCCGCCCCGCGGCCCGGCCGGCGGCTTCGACTTCCTCGGCGGGTTCGGCGGCAACAAGGGCTCGTCCGCGAGCAGCTCCCCCAGCCCCTCACCGACCGCCGACGACGCCGCGGGTGAGCCCGAGGAGGACGCGCCGCCCCCGCCCGGGGCGAACCCCGGCGAGCGCCTCGGCGGCAAGGTCTACCCGATGTACCTGATCAACGGTCGCCCCGCGGCGGACCCGCAGACCTTCGAGGTGCGGTCCGGGGAGCGCGTGCGGCTCCGGCTGATGAACATCGGGGCCGACACCGGCTTCGTCGTCGCGATCGCCGGGCACCGCATGACGATCACGCACACCGACGGCATGCCGATCGAGCCGGTCGAGGTCGAGGCCGTGCGCCTGGGCATGGGCGAGCGGTACGACGTCGTCGTCACCGCCGACAACCCCGGGGTCTGGCAGCTGGCCGCTCTGCCGGAGGCGAAGAAGGGCTTCGCCCGGGCCGTCCTGCGCTACACCGACGCGGCGGCGTCGGACCCGCCGTCGGTCGACGAGCGGCCCGCGGAACTGAGTGGGCGTCAGGCCCCCTACGACGAACTGCACTACGCCGGCGAGCGCACCCGCCCGAACACCGGGCCCGACCGGACCTTCGACCTGACGCTGACCTCGAACAGCCGCATCAACGGCCAGCGCTACCCCGACGCCGACCCGCTCGAGGTCGCCGCCGGCGAGCTGGTCCGCTTCCGGCTCACGAACACCGCCGACCTCGCCCACCCGATGCACCTGCACGGCCACCCGTTCTGGGTGGCGACACCCTCGGGGCGCGGACCGGTCAAGGACACGGTGCTCGTCCCGCCCCGCGGCGGGGTCGTCGAGTTCGACTTCGTCGCCGACAACGCCGGTGCGTGGTTGTTCCACTGTCACAACCACTACCACATGGAGAACGGCATGAACCGCGAGGTCCGCTACCTCACCTGA
- a CDS encoding class I SAM-dependent RNA methyltransferase: protein MAPSSSPSERPRRPDRRRSRRGGDRSGSRGAARPSRSGPGSLAGTEYEVEVGPVAHGGFCVARHEGRVVFVRHALPGERVRVRVTEGRPSDRFLRADAVEVLTASPDRVVPPCPYAGPGRCGGCDWQHATPAAQRALKGAVLAEQLRRLAGLDLEPVVEAVPGAGDGSGWRTRVRFAVDPAGRAGFRRHRSHDVEPVDACLIAAPAVNASGVLTAAWPPGAEVAVTVPAAGTGDVVVSPAADQRVLESVDGREFSVPADGFWQVHPAAASVLTAAVAEALAPRPGETMLDLYAGSGLFAGMLAPAVAPGSVVAVESDAAAVAAARDNLADVPGARVVEAGVDAAVLAEVGPADLVVLDPPRTGAGREVVDGVAALAPRRIAYVACDPAALARDLAYFAERGYVLAGLQAFDLFPHTHHLEAVATLEPAEAQGT, encoded by the coding sequence ATGGCCCCTTCCTCCTCACCCTCCGAACGGCCGCGCCGACCAGACCGCCGGAGGAGCCGCCGGGGCGGTGACCGCTCCGGCAGCCGGGGCGCCGCGCGGCCGAGCCGCTCCGGGCCGGGGAGCCTGGCGGGGACCGAGTACGAGGTGGAGGTCGGGCCCGTCGCGCACGGCGGCTTCTGCGTCGCCCGCCACGAGGGGCGGGTCGTGTTCGTACGGCACGCGCTGCCCGGCGAGCGGGTGCGCGTGCGCGTCACCGAGGGGCGCCCGAGTGACCGTTTCCTGCGCGCGGACGCGGTGGAGGTGCTGACCGCCTCACCCGACCGCGTCGTCCCGCCCTGCCCGTACGCGGGCCCGGGGCGCTGCGGGGGTTGCGACTGGCAGCACGCGACGCCCGCGGCCCAGCGGGCGCTCAAGGGCGCCGTCCTGGCCGAGCAGCTGCGCCGCCTCGCCGGGCTGGACCTGGAGCCCGTCGTCGAGGCGGTCCCGGGAGCCGGCGACGGCTCGGGCTGGCGGACGCGCGTCCGGTTCGCGGTCGATCCGGCCGGGCGGGCCGGGTTCCGGCGCCACCGCTCGCACGACGTCGAGCCCGTCGACGCCTGCCTGATCGCGGCCCCGGCGGTGAACGCCTCCGGCGTGCTGACCGCCGCGTGGCCGCCGGGGGCGGAGGTCGCCGTGACGGTGCCGGCGGCGGGCACCGGGGACGTCGTGGTCTCGCCGGCGGCCGACCAGCGCGTGCTCGAGTCCGTCGACGGGAGGGAGTTCTCCGTCCCGGCCGACGGGTTCTGGCAGGTGCACCCGGCCGCGGCGAGCGTGCTGACGGCGGCGGTGGCCGAGGCGCTCGCGCCGCGCCCGGGCGAGACGATGCTCGACCTGTACGCCGGATCCGGCCTGTTCGCCGGGATGCTCGCCCCCGCTGTCGCGCCCGGGTCCGTCGTCGCCGTCGAGTCCGACGCGGCCGCCGTCGCCGCCGCGCGCGACAACCTCGCCGACGTCCCCGGGGCGCGGGTCGTCGAGGCCGGCGTGGACGCGGCGGTGCTCGCGGAGGTCGGCCCCGCGGACCTGGTCGTGCTCGACCCGCCGCGCACCGGCGCCGGCCGCGAGGTGGTCGACGGCGTCGCGGCGCTGGCGCCCCGGCGCATCGCCTACGTCGCGTGCGACCCCGCCGCGCTGGCCCGCGACCTCGCGTACTTCGCCGAGCGCGGGTACGTCCTCGCCGGGCTGCAGGCGTTCGACCTGTTCCCGCACACGCACCACCTCGAAGCGGTGGCGACGCTCGAACCGGCAGAGGCACAAGGCACCTGA